Proteins encoded in a region of the Abyssisolibacter fermentans genome:
- a CDS encoding polyphosphate polymerase domain-containing protein, which yields MMKNDKQIYNRVYRNEIKFYIDNHGYMHLSKLLSKTLSLDKNSGSNNEYWIRSLYFDSMYDRDYFDKVVGSQNRKKIRLRIYDIAQEKVKLEIKNKFDQYMLKESVTIGRQDAIDLIKGNKEVLLKYNNKTANRVYYFMNKEFYQPKVIVDYKREAYTCPVQDIRITFDKDIRTTITDFNIFDDKLNTIPIFKQHTMVMEVKYNRFLPDWIKDMLSNINGDKCAISKYCLSRNIF from the coding sequence ATGATGAAGAATGATAAACAAATATATAATAGAGTATATAGAAATGAGATAAAGTTTTATATTGACAATCATGGATATATGCATTTAAGTAAATTATTGAGTAAAACTTTGAGTTTAGATAAAAATTCAGGCAGTAACAATGAGTACTGGATTAGAAGTTTATATTTTGATAGTATGTACGATAGGGATTATTTTGATAAAGTAGTAGGAAGTCAAAATAGGAAGAAAATTAGGCTTAGGATTTATGATATAGCTCAAGAAAAAGTAAAGCTAGAGATAAAAAATAAATTCGATCAATATATGCTTAAAGAAAGTGTTACAATAGGCAGACAGGATGCAATTGATCTCATAAAAGGTAACAAGGAAGTTCTGTTAAAATATAACAATAAGACCGCAAATAGAGTTTACTATTTTATGAATAAAGAATTCTATCAGCCTAAAGTTATTGTAGATTATAAAAGAGAAGCATATACCTGTCCTGTTCAAGATATTAGAATAACTTTTGATAAGGATATTAGAACTACAATTACTGATTTTAATATTTTTGATGATAAACTTAATACAATTCCAATTTTCAAGCAGCATACTATGGTTATGGAAGTAAAATATAATAGATTTCTTCCTGATTGGATTAAAGACATGCTTTCAAATATAAATGGCGATAAATGCGCAATTAGCAAATATTGTTTAAGTAGAAATATTTTTTAA
- a CDS encoding CotH kinase family protein, which produces MKKYHKIALAVACAFLIVICFLFKKMHNDNIDLNLYDPHEFNFTFSMKDIEVLNTYNSSVTSNNKKRKVKLNIDNDIYEVKIDKIKDYLLSNFTEEERISFELIFKDDNMFTKSNKINALAYSNDIIDKSIKLNYLAKKFGLIVPSMELARIGINGNDKGYFLLSQCYDKKFLEENNFKNAAIVKIKNDQNYSIDVLCNNSIEQNIKQLCKDILSESKNKEYLDDEYIKNMGAVNYILDSDIGIKEESVFLFDINNMKIYPIMDSSMINCTYDNNLINLEAYIIKHNDEIETYVNNLNVNLDDFSNNGFANSTGIINNKAYLKKLYIGNKEAYINEKDKIIFVNLPKGTKVINNIKYELNTNKDVFIRDYQKQKVILKNNTNYNFNKYIYQGEITIDGNQIPYDIFITTGQANLLYINTEKHGKLQPIDSKNKNSCKMIYMQSGGKLQSLTGGIEIYEDENQPKKNYSIKLNNGYNIDELEDVREIILDGIDSDESLIRKKLMLDIMQSINKQYEQKSQFVEVLINGEYAGLYVMSPKIDEDFLKLDDYDKDDEDNNALLFKATDVNADFTSNNTLLNLHDKKYEDFPKGLQPMNKDDDPILGWHSGYKQKIPRINEFGERWSKLEELIKFVATASDEEFNKNIFNLIDKKQYIEACVISQMIGAASESVQNQYLWKEKGENQKFKFIPNEYRKAFGLDNNYNKIHAQSWVTNRLFNRCMNIPEFNNEFWIRVKQVTLDDKRKDFISNKINEYQKIIDSARIRNYLRWKRYYSSVLSNINSTTKEIEDIENWMNNRLNWLKAESVKH; this is translated from the coding sequence ATGAAGAAATACCATAAAATAGCATTAGCTGTTGCTTGTGCTTTTTTGATTGTAATATGTTTTTTATTTAAAAAAATGCATAACGATAATATTGATTTAAATTTATATGATCCACATGAATTTAATTTTACATTTTCTATGAAAGACATAGAAGTTTTAAATACGTACAATTCAAGTGTTACATCAAATAATAAAAAAAGAAAGGTCAAATTAAATATTGATAATGATATCTATGAAGTTAAAATAGATAAAATAAAAGATTATTTATTGAGTAATTTTACAGAAGAAGAAAGAATATCGTTTGAATTAATATTTAAAGATGACAATATGTTTACAAAATCAAATAAAATTAATGCTTTAGCATACAGTAATGACATTATTGACAAATCAATTAAATTAAATTATTTAGCTAAAAAGTTTGGATTAATAGTGCCTAGTATGGAGCTTGCAAGAATTGGTATTAATGGAAATGATAAAGGATATTTCTTATTGAGCCAGTGTTATGATAAAAAGTTCTTAGAAGAAAATAACTTTAAAAATGCTGCAATAGTTAAGATTAAAAATGATCAAAATTATAGTATTGATGTATTATGTAATAATAGCATCGAGCAAAATATTAAACAATTGTGCAAGGATATTTTATCCGAATCTAAAAATAAAGAGTACTTAGATGATGAATATATCAAAAATATGGGTGCAGTAAATTATATACTAGATTCTGATATTGGAATAAAGGAAGAATCAGTATTTTTATTTGACATTAATAATATGAAAATATACCCAATAATGGATAGTAGTATGATAAATTGTACATATGATAATAATTTAATCAATTTAGAAGCTTACATAATTAAGCATAATGATGAGATTGAGACTTATGTGAATAATTTGAATGTAAATTTAGATGATTTTTCTAATAATGGATTTGCAAATTCAACAGGTATAATTAATAATAAAGCTTATCTTAAGAAATTATATATTGGTAATAAAGAAGCATATATAAATGAAAAAGACAAAATAATATTTGTAAATTTACCAAAGGGAACAAAAGTAATTAATAACATTAAATATGAGCTTAATACTAATAAAGATGTTTTTATAAGGGATTATCAAAAACAAAAAGTTATATTAAAAAACAATACAAATTATAATTTTAATAAATATATTTATCAAGGTGAAATTACAATAGATGGTAATCAAATTCCTTATGATATTTTTATTACAACTGGACAAGCTAATTTATTATATATTAATACAGAAAAACATGGAAAGTTACAGCCAATAGATTCAAAAAATAAAAATTCATGTAAAATGATTTATATGCAATCTGGTGGAAAATTGCAAAGTTTAACTGGTGGAATTGAAATCTATGAGGATGAAAATCAGCCAAAGAAAAATTATTCTATCAAACTTAACAATGGATACAATATAGATGAATTAGAAGATGTTCGCGAAATTATATTGGATGGTATAGATAGTGATGAGTCTCTGATAAGAAAGAAATTAATGTTAGACATTATGCAAAGTATTAATAAACAATATGAGCAAAAATCACAGTTTGTTGAAGTATTAATAAATGGTGAGTATGCTGGTCTTTATGTTATGTCACCTAAAATTGACGAAGATTTTTTAAAGCTTGATGATTATGATAAAGATGATGAAGATAATAACGCTTTATTATTTAAAGCAACAGATGTAAATGCAGATTTCACCTCAAATAATACATTGTTAAATTTACATGATAAAAAATACGAAGATTTTCCAAAAGGATTGCAACCTATGAATAAGGATGATGATCCAATATTAGGTTGGCATAGTGGTTATAAACAAAAAATACCTCGAATAAATGAATTTGGTGAAAGATGGAGTAAACTAGAAGAATTAATTAAATTTGTAGCTACAGCTAGTGATGAAGAATTTAATAAAAATATATTTAATCTAATTGATAAAAAACAATACATAGAAGCATGTGTAATTTCACAAATGATTGGAGCTGCTAGTGAATCAGTACAAAATCAATATTTGTGGAAGGAAAAAGGAGAAAATCAGAAATTCAAATTTATTCCTAATGAATACCGCAAAGCTTTTGGTTTAGATAATAATTATAATAAAATACATGCTCAAAGTTGGGTTACAAATAGACTTTTTAATAGATGTATGAATATACCAGAATTTAATAATGAGTTTTGGATCAGAGTTAAACAAGTTACTTTAGATGATAAAAGGAAGGATTTTATATCTAATAAAATAAATGAGTATCAAAAGATAATTGATTCAGCCCGTATTAGGAATTATTTAAGATGGAAGAGATATTATAGTAGTGTATTATCTAACATAAATTCAACTACTAAAGAAATAGAGGACATTGAAAATTGGATGAATAATAGATTGAACTGGCTTAAGGCAGAAAGTGTTAAACATTAA
- a CDS encoding SOS response-associated peptidase, with protein MCGRFLMGATLEELLKRYKIQEDVEKEFKYGEIFPNDTSIVVVRDKQNFLKNMKWGFINPYNNRPIINARSETVYQKSMFKDSFNKRRCLIPVTAFYEWKKEHKTSVKYEIKIANKNIFSLAGIYISYKDNKNQTYTVFTILTTSPSKPIEDIHGRMPVIINEEFEEEWLSNKDTNFEFTKSLMKPYQDSLLIKQADSHNDLRLF; from the coding sequence ATGTGTGGTAGGTTCTTAATGGGAGCAACGCTTGAAGAGTTATTAAAAAGATACAAAATACAAGAGGATGTTGAAAAAGAGTTTAAATATGGAGAAATATTTCCTAATGATACTTCCATAGTAGTAGTTCGAGATAAGCAAAATTTTTTGAAAAATATGAAATGGGGTTTTATAAATCCGTATAATAATAGACCAATAATAAATGCTAGAAGTGAAACTGTTTATCAGAAATCAATGTTTAAAGATTCTTTTAATAAAAGAAGATGTCTGATACCAGTTACTGCTTTTTACGAATGGAAAAAAGAGCACAAGACTTCTGTTAAATATGAAATAAAAATAGCTAATAAAAATATTTTTTCGTTAGCAGGGATATATATTTCATATAAAGATAACAAAAATCAAACCTACACTGTTTTCACAATTTTAACAACTTCACCCAGTAAACCTATTGAAGATATTCATGGACGAATGCCGGTGATAATAAATGAAGAATTTGAAGAAGAATGGTTATCTAATAAAGATACAAATTTTGAATTTACAAAAAGCCTCATGAAGCCATACCAAGATTCTTTGCTTATAAAACAAGCTGATAGCCATAATGATTTAAGATTGTTTTAA
- a CDS encoding amino acid ABC transporter ATP-binding protein: MIVVNKLNKKFGENHVLKDVYQNIKKGEVVVVIGPSGSGKSTFLRCLNLLEEPTSGEIIFEGNKIENNDKINITRQKMGMVFQQFNLFPHMTVLENITIAPIKVKGEDKALAEKKARSLLKRVGLSEKASSYPKQLSGGQKQRIAIARALAMEPDVLLFDEPTSALDPEMVGEVLDVMKELASEGMTMIVVTHEMGFAKEVGSRVIFMDEGEIIEENTPGELFANPSHPRTKEFLSKVLI; encoded by the coding sequence GTGATAGTTGTTAATAAATTAAATAAAAAGTTTGGTGAAAACCATGTTTTAAAAGATGTTTATCAAAACATAAAAAAGGGAGAAGTTGTTGTGGTCATAGGACCTAGTGGTTCAGGTAAAAGCACATTCTTAAGGTGTTTAAATTTGCTTGAAGAACCTACTTCAGGTGAAATTATTTTTGAAGGGAATAAAATTGAGAATAATGATAAAATTAATATAACAAGACAAAAAATGGGTATGGTATTTCAACAGTTTAATCTTTTCCCACATATGACTGTATTAGAAAATATAACGATAGCACCTATTAAAGTAAAAGGAGAGGATAAAGCTTTAGCTGAAAAAAAAGCTAGAAGCTTACTAAAAAGAGTTGGTCTTTCTGAAAAAGCTAGTAGCTATCCTAAACAGCTTTCAGGAGGGCAGAAACAAAGAATAGCTATAGCTAGAGCATTAGCTATGGAACCGGATGTTTTATTGTTTGATGAACCAACTTCAGCACTAGATCCCGAAATGGTTGGTGAAGTACTAGATGTAATGAAAGAATTAGCATCAGAAGGAATGACAATGATTGTAGTAACTCATGAAATGGGCTTCGCAAAAGAAGTAGGTTCAAGAGTAATATTCATGGACGAAGGAGAAATTATAGAGGAAAATACACCTGGGGAGTTATTTGCAAATCCTTCACATCCAAGAACTAAAGAGTTTTTAAGTAAAGTACTAATTTAA
- a CDS encoding amino acid ABC transporter permease, producing the protein MDFSFLSQYYKFFLNGAKITILLSLFTILFGIIIGICIALLKISKNKICKSIATIYVEFIRGTPVLVQLFIVYYGLPQIGIDFSHIPVIGRDYGDFIAAIVALSINSGAYVAEIVRAGIQAVDKGQMEASSSLGMDYKMSMRYIVLPQAVKNILPALGNEFIALIKESAIVSMIGIHDLMYNAETIRGNIFKPFEPLLVVAFAYFLLTFTLSKFMSIIERRLDTGDSC; encoded by the coding sequence ATGGATTTTAGTTTTCTTTCACAGTATTATAAGTTTTTTTTAAATGGAGCTAAGATAACAATTTTATTATCTTTATTTACAATTTTATTTGGAATAATTATTGGTATTTGTATTGCTTTATTAAAAATTTCAAAAAATAAGATTTGCAAATCAATAGCAACTATTTATGTTGAATTTATTAGAGGTACACCAGTATTGGTTCAGCTTTTCATTGTATATTATGGTTTACCTCAGATAGGAATAGATTTTTCACATATACCAGTTATTGGAAGAGACTATGGAGATTTTATAGCAGCTATAGTAGCTTTATCAATTAATAGTGGAGCATATGTTGCGGAAATAGTTAGAGCGGGTATACAGGCTGTGGATAAAGGTCAAATGGAAGCTTCAAGTTCTTTAGGTATGGACTACAAAATGTCTATGAGATACATTGTTTTACCACAAGCTGTTAAAAATATTTTACCAGCTTTAGGAAATGAATTTATAGCATTAATAAAAGAATCAGCAATAGTGTCTATGATTGGTATTCATGATTTAATGTATAACGCTGAAACTATTAGAGGTAATATATTTAAACCCTTTGAACCACTATTAGTAGTAGCATTCGCATATTTTTTACTAACATTTACACTATCGAAATTCATGTCAATAATTGAAAGGAGGTTAGATACAGGTGATAGTTGTTAA
- a CDS encoding alpha/beta hydrolase, with protein sequence MKVIYSDLGINWVKWNESNLTKPKAIIQISHGMAEHIERYSDFAQFMVNNGFIVYGNNHRGHGKNALNAGEIGFFAETDGWNKVVKDMKVLNDIIHEENPDIPVILLGHSMGSFLSRTYMYMYGTTVDGVILSGTGNNSSILMNFGILASKLEIMFRGKRHKSKFMDSMSFGGFNKKFKPNRTKFDWLSRDEKEVDKYINDQLCGQIFTVGFFLDMLTGVKKLNKPENLKKIPRNLPIFFIAGGKDPVGKNSKGVIDSYNIYKKTGKNNLKYKIYKDARHEILNEINKQEVYDDILDWINNQIL encoded by the coding sequence TTGAAGGTTATATATAGTGATTTAGGAATTAATTGGGTAAAATGGAACGAATCAAACTTAACTAAACCAAAGGCAATCATTCAAATTTCTCATGGTATGGCTGAGCACATTGAAAGATATTCTGATTTTGCGCAGTTCATGGTTAATAATGGATTTATTGTATATGGTAATAATCATAGAGGACATGGTAAAAATGCTTTAAATGCAGGAGAAATTGGTTTTTTTGCTGAAACAGATGGTTGGAATAAAGTTGTCAAAGATATGAAGGTTTTAAATGATATAATACATGAAGAAAACCCTGATATTCCTGTTATACTATTAGGACATAGCATGGGCTCATTTTTATCAAGAACATACATGTATATGTATGGGACAACAGTAGATGGAGTAATATTATCTGGCACAGGAAATAATAGCTCTATATTGATGAATTTTGGAATATTGGCATCTAAACTGGAAATAATGTTTAGAGGAAAAAGACATAAGAGCAAGTTTATGGACTCAATGTCATTTGGGGGATTTAATAAAAAATTCAAACCAAATAGGACTAAATTTGATTGGTTAAGTAGAGATGAAAAAGAAGTGGATAAGTATATCAATGATCAGCTATGCGGTCAAATATTTACAGTAGGTTTCTTTTTAGATATGTTAACTGGAGTAAAAAAACTAAATAAGCCTGAAAATCTCAAAAAAATCCCTCGGAATTTGCCAATATTTTTTATTGCTGGAGGAAAAGATCCGGTTGGTAAAAATTCTAAAGGTGTAATAGATTCTTATAATATTTATAAAAAAACAGGAAAAAATAATTTGAAGTATAAAATTTATAAAGATGCAAGACATGAGATTTTGAATGAAATTAATAAGCAAGAAGTTTATGATGATATCTTAGATTGGATTAATAATCAAATATTATAG
- the deoC gene encoding deoxyribose-phosphate aldolase produces MNNIASMIDHTLLKPDATVDSVIKVCEEAKKYNFASVCINPCHVELVKKELEGSGVKVTTVIGFPLGSTTPQVKAFEATQAVKDGADELDMVINIGALKAKNYDYVKKDIEAVVKAKGEAIVKVIIETCLLTDEEKIEACKLAKEARADFVKTSTGFSTGGATVEDIKLMRETVGKDIGVKASGGVRSYETAIAMIEAGATRIGASASVAIAQGHQSNSNY; encoded by the coding sequence ATGAATAATATAGCTTCAATGATTGATCATACTTTATTAAAACCAGATGCAACTGTAGATAGTGTAATCAAAGTATGTGAAGAAGCAAAAAAATATAATTTTGCTTCTGTTTGTATTAACCCTTGTCATGTTGAACTTGTTAAAAAAGAACTTGAAGGAAGTGGTGTAAAAGTTACTACTGTTATTGGTTTTCCACTTGGCAGTACAACTCCACAGGTAAAAGCTTTTGAAGCTACACAAGCAGTTAAAGATGGAGCAGATGAGCTTGATATGGTTATAAATATAGGTGCATTAAAAGCTAAAAATTATGACTATGTTAAAAAGGATATAGAAGCTGTTGTCAAAGCTAAAGGTGAAGCGATAGTTAAAGTTATTATAGAAACATGTTTACTTACTGACGAAGAAAAAATTGAAGCTTGTAAGTTAGCAAAAGAAGCTCGTGCTGATTTTGTTAAAACCTCAACTGGTTTTAGTACAGGAGGAGCAACTGTTGAAGATATAAAACTTATGAGAGAAACAGTTGGAAAGGATATTGGAGTAAAAGCTTCTGGTGGAGTAAGAAGTTATGAAACTGCAATAGCCATGATTGAAGCAGGTGCTACTAGAATAGGAGCGAGTGCTTCAGTAGCAATAGCTCAAGGACATCAATCAAATAGTAATTATTAA
- the pduL gene encoding phosphate propanoyltransferase, translating into MKTQLPIALSNKHIHLSQEHVEILFGQGYELTKMKDLSQPGQFACEEKVDIVGPKGTLAGVRVLGPARKETQIEIALADGFKLGVKAPIKDSGDLAGSPGAKIVGPKGEVTIDQGVIVAARHIHMHTDDAKEYGVEDKQRVSIKVSGPRGLVFDNVLVRVNPAYALEMHVDIEEGNAAGVRNGDLVELIK; encoded by the coding sequence ATGAAAACACAATTACCAATAGCTCTATCTAATAAACATATTCACTTAAGCCAGGAGCATGTAGAAATACTTTTTGGTCAAGGATATGAATTAACAAAAATGAAAGATTTGTCTCAACCAGGACAATTTGCTTGTGAAGAAAAAGTAGATATCGTAGGACCAAAAGGTACACTAGCTGGTGTAAGAGTATTAGGACCTGCAAGAAAAGAAACACAGATAGAGATAGCATTAGCAGACGGTTTTAAATTAGGTGTTAAAGCACCAATTAAAGATTCTGGAGACTTAGCTGGTAGTCCAGGAGCAAAGATAGTTGGTCCTAAAGGTGAAGTTACTATAGACCAAGGTGTAATTGTAGCAGCTAGACATATTCATATGCATACAGATGATGCAAAAGAATATGGAGTTGAAGATAAACAAAGAGTAAGTATTAAAGTTAGCGGTCCTAGAGGACTAGTATTTGATAATGTATTAGTAAGAGTAAATCCTGCATATGCTCTAGAAATGCATGTAGATATAGAAGAAGGTAATGCAGCAGGAGTTAGAAATGGAGATTTAGTAGAATTAATAAAATAG
- a CDS encoding flavodoxin family protein — protein sequence MKDLKSNEGVGVGRVKLLGCRSDRVKKALAIVGSPRRNKNTEKIVDRIVEGLLEKDIIVKKVNLKDLKITPCTACGYCENEGSCIIDDDMQNLYKDFDESDIIILGSPVYFNTVSTYVKAMIDRCQMFWSSKYVLNKSVIDANKQRQGVFVAVGGAPYTKGQFDACVPVVDLFFKSINTKYSYNILLSNTDKVDITKRQDILIEAQRIGSELVK from the coding sequence TTGAAAGATTTAAAAAGCAACGAAGGAGTAGGAGTAGGCAGAGTAAAGTTATTAGGTTGTAGGAGTGATAGAGTGAAAAAAGCATTAGCAATTGTAGGTAGTCCAAGGAGAAATAAAAACACTGAAAAAATAGTAGATAGAATAGTAGAAGGATTACTAGAGAAAGATATTATAGTAAAAAAGGTAAATTTAAAAGATTTGAAAATAACTCCATGTACAGCATGTGGTTATTGCGAAAATGAAGGTTCATGTATTATAGATGATGATATGCAAAATTTGTATAAAGATTTTGATGAAAGTGATATTATTATATTGGGTTCACCGGTTTATTTTAATACAGTAAGCACATATGTTAAAGCAATGATTGATAGATGTCAGATGTTTTGGTCTAGTAAGTATGTATTAAATAAATCAGTTATTGATGCAAATAAGCAGAGACAGGGTGTTTTTGTAGCAGTTGGAGGTGCACCATATACAAAAGGACAATTTGATGCTTGTGTGCCCGTTGTAGATTTGTTTTTTAAATCAATTAATACTAAATATAGCTACAATATTTTATTATCGAATACAGATAAAGTTGATATTACTAAAAGGCAAGACATATTGATTGAGGCTCAAAGAATTGGAAGTGAATTAGTAAAATAA
- a CDS encoding folate family ECF transporter S component, which yields MEAASSHKAMTTKVLVVASLLTGLSIILTRFFSVIVPLAGLPALRIGIGSIPIIISGILFGPFAGGLTGIVADLVGCMVNPQGTYFPGFTLSAALYGIIPGLIYTMIIKKKIRFNFLYINIGSMLFLVFGVIYIMFERNVLKLSAGQLFLYDKELSLIYLIMFSLILCAFIALPIMVNKNNKAVNKIYTMDKILFIVTITYMIISLGLNTLWLSIMFNKGFLIFLPGRILSGIVIIPIYSSIIFSLTKIFKHLKTSY from the coding sequence ATGGAAGCTGCAAGCTCTCACAAGGCTATGACAACAAAGGTTTTAGTAGTAGCTAGTTTGTTAACAGGATTAAGTATTATATTAACCAGATTTTTTTCTGTTATTGTACCTTTGGCTGGATTACCAGCATTAAGAATTGGTATTGGTAGTATTCCTATTATTATTTCTGGAATTTTATTTGGACCATTTGCTGGAGGATTAACAGGTATAGTTGCAGATTTAGTAGGTTGTATGGTGAATCCTCAAGGCACTTATTTTCCAGGGTTTACACTAAGCGCAGCATTATACGGAATAATTCCAGGATTAATATACACTATGATAATTAAAAAGAAAATTAGGTTCAATTTTCTTTATATTAACATAGGTAGTATGTTATTTTTAGTATTTGGAGTTATTTATATTATGTTTGAAAGGAATGTCTTAAAGCTTTCAGCAGGTCAACTATTTTTATATGATAAAGAACTTTCTCTAATTTATCTAATAATGTTTAGCTTGATTTTATGTGCTTTTATTGCTTTACCAATAATGGTTAATAAAAATAATAAGGCTGTTAATAAAATTTATACTATGGATAAGATATTATTTATAGTTACTATAACGTATATGATTATTTCACTTGGGTTAAATACGCTATGGTTATCTATTATGTTTAATAAAGGATTTTTAATATTTTTACCAGGAAGAATATTATCAGGAATTGTTATAATACCGATATACTCGTCAATCATATTTTCATTAACAAAAATATTTAAACATTTGAAGACAAGCTACTAG
- a CDS encoding restriction endonuclease — protein sequence MMNKKSIVKMCNEFSRKQKLKKYYRSYNNQDKTMISDIVDYFVVLFTLFLISFIYFAIITKSLLISITISVVIIFIVFIVLFYFKRQQRIKKIKIINEKVALNEIIKELTNKSPYEFSNFMKDVFEKSGITELTVMYENEIDMIGIYNRKKIGIKIFQLKEDYKVSLKDLKSFFIFLRKHNINSGIVFTTSFFLKEVDTLVKRIGDTVNVQLINKDEILDLYSKANMYPNIKYIQKTILDIIEDSKKEVKKKRLSVVSSSKKIFTYFLTGIIISWMGNITPYSLYYRVASIILYLLGILSIIVMLSRKIQRFRFFHKGEYNER from the coding sequence ATGATGAATAAAAAATCAATAGTAAAAATGTGTAATGAATTTTCTAGAAAACAGAAGCTAAAAAAATACTATAGAAGCTACAATAATCAAGACAAAACTATGATATCTGATATAGTAGATTATTTTGTTGTTCTATTTACGTTATTTTTGATATCTTTTATATATTTTGCGATAATCACTAAAAGTTTATTAATTAGCATTACTATATCAGTTGTTATTATTTTCATTGTTTTTATTGTGTTATTTTATTTTAAAAGACAACAAAGAATAAAAAAAATTAAAATAATTAACGAAAAAGTAGCTCTTAATGAAATAATAAAAGAACTGACAAATAAATCACCTTACGAATTTTCTAATTTTATGAAAGATGTTTTCGAAAAGAGTGGAATAACAGAATTAACCGTTATGTATGAAAATGAAATAGATATGATAGGAATATATAATAGAAAAAAAATTGGGATAAAAATTTTTCAGCTAAAAGAAGATTATAAGGTATCGCTAAAAGACTTGAAAAGTTTTTTTATATTTTTAAGAAAACATAATATTAACAGTGGTATAGTGTTTACGACATCTTTTTTTCTTAAGGAAGTAGATACTCTAGTTAAAAGAATTGGAGACACTGTTAATGTACAATTAATTAATAAAGATGAAATATTAGATTTATATAGTAAAGCTAATATGTACCCTAATATAAAATATATTCAAAAAACAATATTGGATATAATTGAGGATTCCAAAAAAGAAGTAAAGAAAAAAAGATTAAGTGTTGTGTCTTCTAGCAAAAAGATTTTCACATATTTTTTAACAGGGATTATTATTAGTTGGATGGGAAATATTACCCCTTATAGTCTTTATTATAGAGTAGCATCAATTATACTATATTTATTAGGTATATTATCAATTATAGTAATGTTATCGAGAAAGATTCAAAGATTTAGATTTTTTCATAAGGGTGAATATAATGAACGGTGA
- a CDS encoding TIGR01906 family membrane protein: MKVLLIIALPVFLLLNAVWIVAFNDLDFYKAKYQEYDIVKATGIHEKELMLVTAQMLNYLVEKQDNIDFKVNIDGNMKTMFNQKEQIHLSDVRQLVKKGLTIRKLLLLVALTSIIYLVKVNKKGILKIIIFSEGWLFLLLITLTIFITLDFNKWFTYFHLILFDNDLWLLDVKTDILINMYPLEFFESLAIKIGLIFALELVLVLMIVAIINFFQEKRELKSIK; encoded by the coding sequence ATGAAAGTTCTTTTAATAATAGCTTTACCAGTTTTTTTATTATTAAATGCTGTTTGGATAGTAGCTTTTAATGATTTAGATTTTTATAAAGCTAAATATCAAGAGTATGATATTGTAAAGGCTACTGGAATTCATGAAAAAGAACTAATGTTAGTAACTGCTCAAATGTTAAACTATTTAGTAGAAAAGCAAGATAATATAGATTTTAAAGTAAATATAGATGGAAACATGAAGACAATGTTTAATCAAAAAGAGCAAATACATTTATCAGATGTAAGACAATTGGTGAAAAAAGGATTAACAATTAGAAAATTACTTTTACTTGTTGCTTTAACTAGCATTATTTATCTAGTAAAGGTTAATAAAAAAGGAATACTTAAAATAATTATATTTTCTGAAGGATGGTTATTTTTACTTTTAATTACTTTAACTATATTCATTACGCTGGATTTTAATAAATGGTTTACTTATTTTCATCTAATATTATTTGATAATGATTTATGGCTTTTAGATGTTAAAACAGATATATTGATAAATATGTATCCATTAGAATTTTTTGAGAGCTTGGCTATAAAAATAGGTTTAATTTTTGCATTAGAACTTGTTTTAGTATTAATGATTGTAGCTATAATAAATTTTTTTCAGGAAAAAAGAGAGCTTAAAAGTATAAAATGA